From the genome of Flavobacterium luteolum, one region includes:
- a CDS encoding DUF3137 domain-containing protein produces MDSEINSNAALQEVLSELEIDRKKVAHAYINCYILLGVGLLIIIAGFIIGFGGYAFIGGIVPLIAGIIICFNTNGEAVKYQSSFKTRVVTSALKKINENLLFRPQSGLPEYEFISSELFTTEPDRYKTQDFVSGTVDKTSFWFSEVHAEYKTETQTKNGTKTTWHTIFKGIVFVADFNKNFNVSTIVRPKGITDAIGSWFSKNVFSFGNSELVQLENKVFDEIFVTYSKNQIEARYILTPAMMERILDLNQKSEDTISISFINSKMYIAFPLSQNYFEAPIHSSLLAPDLLTDDLSIVQFMHDIVHELDLNTRIWGKE; encoded by the coding sequence ATGGATTCAGAAATAAATTCGAATGCGGCCTTGCAAGAGGTTTTAAGTGAATTAGAAATTGATCGTAAAAAAGTTGCTCACGCTTATATCAATTGCTACATATTGTTGGGCGTTGGATTACTTATTATAATTGCAGGTTTCATTATCGGTTTTGGAGGTTATGCTTTTATAGGAGGTATAGTGCCTTTGATTGCGGGAATTATTATATGTTTTAATACCAACGGTGAAGCGGTTAAATACCAATCTTCTTTTAAAACAAGAGTAGTCACATCTGCCTTAAAAAAGATTAACGAAAATTTACTTTTTAGACCTCAAAGCGGGCTTCCAGAATATGAGTTTATAAGTTCAGAACTTTTTACGACCGAACCTGATCGCTATAAAACGCAAGATTTTGTAAGTGGAACAGTCGATAAAACTTCTTTTTGGTTTTCAGAAGTCCACGCCGAATATAAAACGGAAACGCAAACAAAAAACGGAACAAAAACAACTTGGCACACGATTTTTAAAGGAATTGTTTTTGTAGCCGATTTCAATAAAAACTTTAATGTTTCGACTATTGTGCGTCCAAAAGGTATTACAGATGCTATTGGTTCATGGTTTTCGAAAAACGTTTTCAGTTTTGGTAATTCCGAGTTAGTTCAATTAGAAAATAAAGTCTTTGACGAAATATTTGTAACCTATTCCAAAAATCAAATCGAAGCGCGATACATTTTAACGCCCGCTATGATGGAAAGGATTTTGGATTTAAATCAAAAATCGGAGGATACAATTTCAATATCGTTTATTAATTCTAAAATGTATATCGCTTTTCCTTTGTCTCAAAATTACTTTGAAGCGCCAATTCATTCCTCACTTTTAGCTCCCGATTTACTAACCGATGATCTTTCGATTGTTCAGTTTATGCATGATATTGTTCATGAATTGGATCTGAATACCAGGATTTGGGGGAAAGAGTAA
- a CDS encoding FAD-binding and (Fe-S)-binding domain-containing protein, translating into MSILKDLEQLAGELEGTLLYDDLHKTLYSTDASVYRIRPNAVALPKSTADISKLIRFAGEHNISITPRTAGTSLAGQAVGDGLVVDVSKHFTKILGYDAEKKTVTVQPGVIRDELNLYLKPYGVFFAPITSTSNRAMIGGMVGNNSSGTTSIRYGVTRDKIAEVKAILSDGTEVAFGELTSAEFIEKTKGNSLENKIYKSVYDELSVKENQEEIIKEFPKPEIHRRNTGYAVDILLKSELFGGTEPTINLGKLLCGSEGTLAFTTEITLKVDDLPPPHSIMVVAHYHTIQESLESVVVAMKHHLYTCEMIDDTILDCTKTNREHIKNRFFLVGEPKAIMLFEVASHTLEDAENQANALIADLEKHNFGYAKVKIYGPDIDKANELRKAGLGLLGSIVGDDKAADSIEDTAVELSDLPAYIAEFSAMMLRHGQEAIYYAHAGAGELHLRPVLNLKKTEDLKLFRTIATEVAHLVKKYRGSLSGEHGDGIVRGEFIPFMIGDKNYELLKRIKLAFDPNSVLNIGKIVNALKMDENHRVVSGRIEPDIKTFQDFSDSLGILRAAEKCNGSGDCRKMPSAGGAMCPSYRATRNEKETTRARANALREYLTYSEKENKFDQKELYEVFELCVSCKACASECPSNVDVATLKAEFLYQYQKANGFSTRNKIFANNAKLNKMGSKFPSITNFISNQSLVKKTMGIAPERQVPLLAKKTFRKWYENNKLKNGDFQNGKLYLFVDEFTNYYDVNIGIDAFELLTKLGYEVLIVNHEESGRTYLSKGFLEEAKKITDINVNIFKDLISSNTPLIGIEPSAILTFRDEYLRLASDKENAERISQNAFTIEEFFKKEIIDGKITPDSFSEEAKEIKIHGHCHQKSLSSVEATFAMLNLPKNNTVTIYNSGCCGMAGSFGYEKEHYQVSMQMGEDTLFPKVRNTAENVKIAAAGTSCRHQIYDGTKREAQHPVSILRNCLK; encoded by the coding sequence ATGTCAATACTTAAAGATTTAGAGCAATTAGCCGGTGAACTCGAAGGCACACTTTTATACGATGATCTTCATAAAACACTTTATTCGACAGATGCGTCGGTGTATCGGATTCGGCCAAATGCAGTGGCTTTGCCTAAATCTACGGCAGATATTAGCAAATTAATTCGCTTTGCAGGAGAACATAATATTTCGATCACACCGAGAACCGCAGGAACTTCACTCGCAGGACAAGCCGTTGGCGACGGACTTGTGGTGGATGTTTCGAAACATTTTACCAAAATATTAGGTTACGATGCCGAGAAAAAAACGGTTACCGTTCAGCCTGGTGTTATTCGCGATGAATTGAATTTGTATTTAAAACCTTATGGCGTATTTTTCGCGCCAATTACATCGACTTCAAACCGTGCGATGATTGGCGGAATGGTTGGAAATAATTCATCAGGAACAACTTCAATTCGTTATGGTGTTACGCGCGATAAAATTGCCGAGGTAAAAGCGATTTTGAGCGACGGAACTGAAGTGGCTTTTGGCGAATTGACTTCGGCGGAATTTATCGAGAAAACCAAAGGCAATTCTTTAGAAAATAAAATCTATAAAAGCGTTTACGACGAACTTTCGGTTAAGGAAAATCAGGAAGAAATTATAAAAGAGTTTCCGAAACCAGAAATTCACAGACGAAATACGGGTTATGCTGTTGATATTCTGCTGAAATCTGAATTATTTGGCGGAACAGAACCAACTATAAATCTTGGAAAACTGCTTTGCGGAAGTGAAGGAACTTTGGCCTTTACAACCGAAATTACTTTAAAAGTAGACGATTTGCCACCGCCTCACAGTATTATGGTAGTGGCACATTATCATACGATTCAGGAATCGTTAGAATCGGTTGTCGTGGCAATGAAACATCATTTGTATACGTGCGAAATGATTGACGACACGATTTTAGATTGTACCAAAACTAATCGTGAACACATTAAAAACAGATTCTTTTTGGTTGGAGAACCCAAAGCGATTATGTTGTTTGAAGTAGCATCACACACTTTAGAAGATGCCGAAAATCAAGCAAATGCTTTAATTGCTGATTTAGAGAAACACAATTTTGGTTATGCTAAAGTCAAAATTTATGGACCAGATATTGATAAAGCCAACGAGCTTAGAAAAGCAGGATTAGGTCTTTTAGGAAGTATTGTAGGCGATGATAAAGCAGCTGATTCTATAGAAGATACAGCAGTAGAATTAAGCGATTTACCAGCCTATATTGCTGAGTTTTCGGCGATGATGTTGCGCCACGGACAGGAAGCGATTTATTATGCGCATGCGGGTGCGGGAGAATTGCATTTGCGTCCCGTTTTGAATTTGAAGAAAACGGAAGATTTAAAATTATTTAGAACCATTGCGACGGAAGTAGCGCATTTGGTAAAAAAATATAGAGGTTCGTTAAGTGGTGAACATGGCGACGGAATCGTTCGCGGTGAGTTTATTCCGTTTATGATTGGCGACAAGAATTACGAATTGCTGAAAAGAATCAAATTAGCGTTTGACCCGAATTCGGTTTTAAATATTGGGAAGATTGTCAACGCTTTGAAAATGGACGAAAATCATCGTGTAGTTTCAGGAAGGATAGAACCAGATATTAAAACGTTTCAGGATTTCTCAGATAGTTTAGGAATTTTACGTGCTGCAGAAAAATGCAACGGTTCTGGTGATTGCAGAAAAATGCCATCGGCAGGAGGAGCAATGTGTCCGAGTTATCGTGCGACTAGAAATGAGAAAGAAACCACTCGTGCGAGAGCAAATGCATTACGCGAATATTTGACGTATTCTGAAAAAGAAAACAAATTTGACCAGAAAGAATTATATGAAGTTTTTGAGTTGTGCGTAAGTTGTAAAGCTTGTGCAAGCGAATGCCCGAGTAATGTTGACGTAGCGACTTTAAAAGCAGAATTTTTATACCAATACCAAAAAGCAAACGGATTTTCGACCAGGAATAAAATTTTTGCCAACAACGCCAAATTGAACAAAATGGGAAGCAAATTCCCGTCGATTACGAATTTTATTTCGAATCAGTCATTGGTGAAAAAAACAATGGGAATTGCGCCAGAAAGACAAGTTCCGTTATTGGCGAAAAAGACTTTTAGAAAATGGTATGAAAATAATAAACTTAAAAACGGAGATTTCCAAAACGGAAAATTGTATTTGTTTGTAGATGAATTCACAAATTATTATGACGTAAATATAGGTATTGATGCTTTTGAATTATTGACGAAATTAGGTTACGAAGTTTTAATCGTGAATCATGAAGAAAGTGGCAGAACTTACTTATCGAAAGGATTTCTGGAAGAAGCCAAAAAGATAACCGATATTAATGTGAATATTTTTAAAGATTTGATTTCGAGCAATACGCCTTTAATCGGAATTGAACCTTCGGCGATTTTGACTTTTAGAGATGAATATTTACGATTGGCATCAGATAAAGAAAATGCGGAACGTATTTCGCAAAACGCTTTTACAATTGAAGAATTCTTCAAAAAGGAAATCATCGACGGAAAGATAACGCCAGATTCATTCTCAGAAGAAGCGAAAGAAATTAAAATTCACGGACATTGCCACCAGAAATCATTAAGTTCGGTTGAAGCAACTTTTGCGATGCTGAATCTGCCTAAAAATAATACGGTTACGATTTATAATTCTGGCTGTTGCGGAATGGCGGGTTCTTTTGGTTATGAAAAAGAACATTATCAAGTAAGTATGCAAATGGGAGAGGACACGCTTTTCCCAAAAGTGCGCAACACTGCCGAAAATGTAAAAATCGCTGCTGCGGGAACGAGCTGTCGCCATCAAATTTACGACGGGACAAAACGTGAGGCACAACATCCGGTTAGTATTTTGAGAAATTGCTTGAAGTAA
- a CDS encoding amino acid permease, with the protein MAFSSLFRKKTVQDILKQVAQNETDGHNALGKHLTTRDLTAFGIAAIVGAGIFSTIGKASADGGPAVIFLFLFTALACSFAAFAYAEFASMVPVSGSAYTYSYVAFGELIAWIIGWALIMEYAVGNITVAISWSDYFTGLLQSGGIHLPQWIQMDYLTASNGFKDAEALMRGGKSFENLSVALQQAHTAWTTAPTIGSFHFVTDIPALFIIILITALVYRGMKESRNASNLMVVVKLCVVLLVIAVGIFYVDTANWDPFAPNGVSGVLKGVSAVFFAYIGFDAISTTAEECKNPQRDLPRGMMWAIIICTILYIAIALVLTGMVKYHELNVGDPLAFVFDKLNLKWMSGIIAVSAVVAMASVLLVFQMGQPRIWMSMSRDGLLPKKFSTVHPKFKTPSFATIVTGFVVAIPALFLNLTMVTDLCSIGTLFAFVLVCAGVLVLQNKPEIPRGKFKTPYINSKFILPILMIVGLYYAFAFNNKATMAFINNDPQIYDATSIVTSLDKSESEQVFKYLESIEVNNKTAETSDLEHLLGQYQDDEVKYAEVVKGLPIADSAKYESGFSLFKHKIPMWIFLFVLVGLAVWAFRKNLSLIPLLGLICCLYMMAELSVWNWIYFTVWLIIGLLIYFGYSRKNSKLNTENIV; encoded by the coding sequence ATGGCATTTTCAAGTTTATTCCGAAAGAAAACAGTACAGGATATTCTGAAGCAGGTTGCACAGAACGAAACAGACGGTCATAATGCCTTAGGAAAACACTTGACAACTAGGGATTTGACGGCTTTTGGAATAGCGGCTATTGTTGGAGCGGGAATTTTCAGTACTATTGGAAAAGCCAGTGCAGACGGAGGACCAGCTGTAATTTTCTTATTCTTATTTACTGCTTTGGCGTGTAGTTTTGCTGCTTTTGCTTATGCAGAATTTGCTTCGATGGTTCCAGTTTCAGGAAGTGCTTACACCTATTCGTATGTCGCTTTTGGAGAATTAATTGCCTGGATAATTGGTTGGGCTTTAATCATGGAATATGCCGTTGGAAATATAACCGTCGCCATATCGTGGAGTGATTATTTTACGGGACTTCTACAAAGTGGCGGCATTCATTTGCCGCAATGGATTCAGATGGATTACCTTACTGCTTCAAACGGATTTAAAGATGCCGAAGCCTTAATGCGAGGCGGTAAATCATTCGAAAATTTAAGTGTTGCTTTACAGCAAGCGCATACTGCTTGGACAACTGCGCCAACAATTGGGTCTTTTCATTTCGTAACCGATATACCAGCATTATTCATCATTATTCTGATTACAGCTTTGGTTTACAGAGGAATGAAAGAATCGCGTAATGCCAGTAATTTAATGGTTGTAGTAAAACTTTGTGTGGTTCTTTTAGTAATTGCTGTCGGGATTTTTTATGTAGATACAGCAAACTGGGATCCATTTGCTCCAAATGGTGTTAGCGGAGTTTTAAAAGGAGTTTCTGCTGTTTTCTTTGCTTATATTGGTTTTGATGCGATTTCGACAACTGCCGAAGAATGTAAAAATCCTCAAAGAGATTTACCACGCGGAATGATGTGGGCGATTATTATTTGTACGATTCTTTATATTGCTATTGCTTTGGTTTTGACAGGAATGGTAAAATATCACGAATTAAATGTTGGAGATCCTCTTGCATTTGTTTTTGATAAATTAAACTTAAAATGGATGTCAGGAATTATCGCGGTTAGTGCAGTAGTGGCGATGGCAAGCGTTTTATTGGTTTTCCAAATGGGACAGCCTCGTATCTGGATGAGTATGAGCCGTGACGGTTTATTGCCAAAGAAATTTTCTACTGTTCACCCAAAATTCAAAACGCCGTCTTTTGCAACTATCGTTACAGGATTTGTAGTGGCAATTCCGGCGTTATTCTTAAACCTGACAATGGTAACCGATTTATGCAGTATCGGGACTTTGTTTGCATTTGTTTTAGTTTGTGCAGGCGTTTTAGTTTTACAAAACAAACCTGAAATTCCAAGAGGAAAATTCAAAACACCTTATATCAATTCAAAATTTATTCTTCCAATATTAATGATTGTGGGGTTATATTATGCTTTTGCTTTCAACAATAAAGCTACAATGGCATTTATCAATAACGATCCGCAGATTTACGATGCAACATCAATTGTGACTTCTTTAGATAAGTCAGAATCAGAGCAGGTTTTTAAATATTTAGAAAGTATCGAAGTAAATAATAAAACAGCTGAAACATCAGATTTAGAGCATTTATTAGGACAATACCAAGACGACGAAGTAAAATATGCTGAGGTGGTAAAAGGATTGCCAATTGCAGATTCTGCAAAGTATGAGTCAGGATTTAGCTTATTCAAACACAAAATTCCAATGTGGATATTCTTATTTGTTTTGGTTGGATTAGCTGTTTGGGCTTTCAGAAAAAATCTGTCTTTAATTCCGCTTTTAGGATTAATCTGCTGTTTGTATATGATGGCCGAATTAAGCGTTTGGAACTGGATTTATTTTACAGTTTGGTTAATAATCGGATTGCTGATTTATTTTGGCTACAGCCGAAAAAACAGTAAATTGAATACTGAAAATATAGTTTAA
- a CDS encoding family 10 glycosylhydrolase, whose product MHKNQHLLYSLLFLIFFGWKSVSQEKILHPKNEFRGVWIATVVNIDWPQKATDNVEKEKADYLEILEAYKKLNYNAVIVQVRSVGDAIYPSEFAPWSRFLTGKEGLAPNPYYDTLEWMIEQAHNRGFEFHAWLNPYRATFDLNKNLLSPGHDFFKHPEWMIEYGGKYYYNPALPEVQAHLTKVVKEVVDKYDIDAIHFDDYFYPYAVPGKVFNDTASYKKYGAGLSLSDWRRANVSNFVHAISTTIKESKPWVQFGISPFGVWRNKSQDPRGSETQSTSNYDDLYADPMLWMDQKWIDYILPQLYWSMNNTRASYSKLVKWWSENTNPNTAIYIGHATYKIRADGDKNWNYMTEIPTQIDFLRTFKNVSGSAYFSSKWFMGKNFDVVRHLEENQYKYPALPAAVPNLRHVIIDTPKVLEYSKDSIKYNFTFQSPLNTKVRYMVVYGGDHISKIDINDASKIIEKVTVKEADGKINFSIAAGKLNLYKACAVTFIDYYANESTPTAIDLKKPFKNYTPNQPNENR is encoded by the coding sequence ATGCATAAAAATCAGCACTTACTATACTCTCTCCTATTTTTAATTTTCTTTGGATGGAAATCTGTTTCTCAGGAAAAAATACTGCATCCTAAAAATGAATTTAGAGGAGTCTGGATTGCAACAGTCGTAAACATTGACTGGCCACAAAAAGCAACAGACAACGTAGAAAAAGAAAAAGCTGATTATCTTGAAATTTTAGAAGCGTATAAAAAACTGAATTACAATGCTGTAATCGTTCAGGTTAGAAGTGTTGGCGATGCTATTTATCCTTCAGAATTTGCGCCTTGGTCTCGATTTTTAACTGGAAAAGAAGGCTTGGCTCCAAACCCATATTACGACACTCTCGAGTGGATGATCGAACAAGCACACAACCGTGGATTTGAATTTCACGCTTGGTTAAATCCATATCGTGCAACTTTCGACTTAAATAAAAATCTTTTAAGCCCTGGACACGATTTTTTTAAACATCCGGAATGGATGATTGAATATGGCGGAAAATATTATTACAATCCTGCATTACCAGAAGTTCAGGCACATCTAACTAAAGTGGTAAAAGAAGTCGTGGACAAATATGATATCGACGCAATTCATTTTGACGATTATTTCTATCCTTATGCGGTTCCTGGAAAAGTGTTTAACGATACTGCATCTTACAAAAAATACGGAGCTGGTTTGAGCCTTTCTGATTGGCGCCGTGCGAATGTGAGCAATTTTGTGCATGCTATTTCAACAACTATCAAAGAAAGCAAACCTTGGGTACAATTCGGAATTAGTCCGTTTGGGGTTTGGCGAAACAAATCTCAAGATCCGAGAGGGTCTGAAACACAATCTACATCAAATTACGATGATTTATACGCAGATCCGATGTTATGGATGGATCAAAAATGGATCGATTATATCTTGCCTCAATTGTATTGGAGCATGAACAATACCAGAGCATCTTACTCTAAACTGGTAAAATGGTGGTCTGAAAATACAAATCCTAATACTGCTATCTACATCGGACATGCTACTTACAAAATTAGAGCCGATGGTGACAAAAACTGGAATTACATGACCGAAATTCCAACTCAAATTGATTTTTTAAGAACTTTTAAAAATGTTTCCGGAAGTGCTTATTTCAGTTCAAAATGGTTTATGGGCAAAAATTTCGACGTAGTGCGTCATTTAGAAGAAAACCAATATAAATATCCTGCACTTCCTGCAGCGGTTCCAAATTTAAGACACGTAATTATTGATACGCCAAAAGTTTTGGAGTATAGCAAAGACAGCATTAAATACAACTTTACATTCCAAAGTCCGCTAAATACAAAAGTTCGCTATATGGTGGTTTATGGAGGCGATCATATCTCGAAAATCGACATCAATGATGCCTCGAAAATCATCGAAAAAGTTACAGTAAAAGAAGCTGACGGAAAAATCAATTTCTCTATTGCAGCAGGAAAACTAAATCTTTACAAAGCCTGCGCTGTAACTTTTATTGATTATTATGCCAACGAAAGCACCCCAACTGCTATTGACTTAAAAAAACCATTTAAAAACTATACACCAAATCAGCCTAATGAAAATAGATAA
- a CDS encoding anhydro-N-acetylmuramic acid kinase, giving the protein MNKNIKALYEIAQKETRKIVGLMSGTSLDGLDLALCEVSGEGGNTVVKIQQFETVDYNDDIKTEIRKVFAKKTIDFQHLVLLNEWIANLHAGMINDCLSKWNVPASEVDLIASHGQTVLHAPKFLHQQEKFPNATLQIGDGDHIAVKTGIITLSDFRQKHVAAGGEGAPLAVYGDYLLFSKKGENRIMLNMGGIANFTYLPASQNAEEVFVTDTGTANTLIDIFTKQFFPEKSFDKDAEIAKKGTVNQELLSELKSDAFFQKSFPKTIGQELFNHDFVNSALVKLGLQNISASDLLATLTRLSAETIAEAVLFVVENTKTSIEEFTVYMSGGGARNPLLVSWLQELLPCKFEKSDVLGISGDAKEAVLFAVLANETVAGGNYNFGSQKGIPSVTMGKISFPN; this is encoded by the coding sequence ATGAATAAAAATATAAAAGCTCTTTACGAAATTGCTCAAAAAGAGACTCGAAAAATAGTAGGCTTAATGTCAGGAACTTCGCTTGATGGACTAGACTTGGCGCTTTGCGAAGTTTCGGGCGAAGGCGGAAACACGGTTGTAAAAATCCAGCAATTTGAAACCGTTGATTACAACGACGATATTAAAACCGAAATCAGAAAAGTGTTTGCTAAAAAAACAATCGATTTTCAGCATTTGGTTTTACTAAACGAATGGATTGCAAACCTGCATGCCGGAATGATCAACGATTGTCTTTCTAAATGGAATGTTCCCGCAAGCGAAGTCGATTTAATTGCCTCACACGGACAAACGGTTCTGCATGCACCAAAGTTTTTGCATCAGCAGGAAAAATTTCCAAATGCGACTTTGCAAATTGGCGATGGCGATCATATTGCAGTAAAAACCGGAATTATAACGTTATCAGATTTCAGACAAAAACATGTGGCTGCAGGTGGCGAAGGCGCGCCTTTGGCAGTTTATGGCGATTATTTGTTATTCAGTAAAAAAGGCGAAAACCGAATTATGCTGAACATGGGCGGAATTGCAAATTTCACTTATTTACCAGCTTCACAAAATGCCGAAGAGGTCTTTGTAACCGATACTGGAACTGCAAATACTTTAATCGATATTTTTACCAAACAGTTTTTTCCTGAAAAAAGCTTCGATAAAGACGCAGAGATTGCTAAAAAAGGAACTGTAAATCAGGAACTTTTAAGCGAATTAAAAAGTGATGCTTTCTTCCAGAAAAGCTTTCCAAAAACTATCGGTCAAGAATTGTTTAATCACGATTTTGTAAACTCGGCTCTGGTAAAATTAGGATTACAGAATATTTCGGCATCAGATTTGTTGGCAACTTTAACGCGATTGAGCGCAGAAACGATTGCTGAAGCGGTTTTGTTTGTTGTAGAAAATACTAAAACTTCAATCGAAGAGTTTACAGTTTATATGTCTGGCGGTGGCGCAAGAAATCCGTTATTGGTGAGCTGGTTACAGGAATTATTGCCTTGCAAGTTTGAAAAAAGCGACGTTCTCGGAATTTCAGGCGATGCGAAAGAAGCGGTCCTATTTGCCGTTTTGGCCAATGAAACTGTTGCAGGTGGCAATTATAATTTTGGTTCGCAAAAAGGAATTCCATCAGTAACAATGGGGAAAATTTCTTTTCCTAATTAA
- a CDS encoding DUF6896 domain-containing protein codes for MIEKILTDYITFIRSFEALLKDKYQKDINPCSFSITFFERVGSIEGIEYYFHGSGCTAKKDGVIYAYDISIFEKDIIEFTQWEITEFIKTHPEYQKLNYSEDYIEYELYKLINKGILEWLTFERIEGKAFGCVFKCYRVVQESFFLQ; via the coding sequence ATGATCGAAAAAATCTTAACAGACTACATTACATTTATCAGAAGCTTCGAAGCTTTATTAAAAGATAAATACCAAAAAGACATAAATCCATGTTCGTTTTCAATTACTTTCTTTGAAAGAGTAGGTTCAATTGAGGGGATTGAATATTATTTTCACGGAAGTGGATGCACTGCAAAAAAAGATGGAGTTATTTATGCTTACGATATTTCAATTTTTGAAAAGGATATCATCGAATTTACTCAATGGGAAATTACAGAGTTTATTAAAACACATCCAGAATATCAGAAACTAAATTATAGTGAAGATTATATCGAGTATGAACTTTATAAACTTATAAATAAAGGAATTTTAGAATGGTTGACTTTCGAAAGGATTGAAGGAAAGGCTTTTGGATGTGTTTTTAAATGTTATAGAGTTGTTCAGGAATCGTTTTTTCTTCAATAA
- a CDS encoding LemA family protein produces MLVIIGLFVFLFIIGIVIYNSLIGKRNQVANAFSAIDVMLKKRFDLIPNLVELVKQYTNYEQSTLTKIVELRSKSTSGTLTDKEKASLDTELSSAVKGLMVTVENYPDLKANTNFLNLQTTWTESEEQIAAARRTYNAVVTDYNNAIMMFPGNMFAGMLSYTKIEVLATPEEERKNISAKELFNN; encoded by the coding sequence ATGTTAGTTATTATAGGACTTTTTGTTTTCCTTTTTATCATCGGAATAGTAATCTACAATTCACTTATCGGAAAAAGAAATCAGGTTGCGAATGCTTTTTCCGCAATTGATGTAATGTTGAAAAAACGTTTCGATTTGATTCCGAATCTAGTTGAACTCGTAAAACAATACACGAATTATGAACAAAGCACTTTGACTAAAATCGTGGAGCTCCGTTCAAAATCTACTTCAGGAACTTTAACAGACAAAGAGAAAGCAAGTTTGGATACCGAATTAAGTTCTGCTGTAAAAGGCTTAATGGTAACGGTTGAAAATTATCCAGATCTAAAAGCAAATACGAATTTTTTAAATCTGCAAACAACTTGGACAGAAAGTGAAGAGCAAATCGCTGCAGCAAGAAGAACTTACAATGCAGTAGTGACCGATTATAATAATGCGATTATGATGTTTCCAGGTAATATGTTTGCAGGAATGTTGAGTTATACTAAAATTGAAGTTTTGGCAACTCCAGAAGAAGAGCGTAAAAATATTAGTGCAAAAGAATTATTCAATAATTAA
- a CDS encoding WG repeat-containing protein produces MKNTIFTMLLGVFMNVLFNNAVYAQENVSDSGPTVSIDYSGLSFEKVVINGKVGLKDKKGNLVIPVEYQDVDVFDMQFPIAVKKNDLWGAVDSAGKMVIPAKYEGLFRFQDKNHASVKKNNKYGLIDKTDQILLPIQYDQDLWFYKGLSRICLNEKIGLINEQLKIIYPIELNNLYAFDETGSAVASKNGKWGLIDNEGNIIAPFVYDAVSSFYNNRAKYKLNKKIGMIDRNGKVVIPNNYESLSDLYLNQIVAEKEGKEGLLDSVGKVIIPFKYDSIQLGLKDYIPAKRKGKWGYINKSNNVVIDFKYEEALMTTADFFVVKQKDKYGAIDRDGKIILPFIFDEAILSDDFITIYPSLEYRFTKDEQSIYFNEKLECVKNCRKLSKLGLDNYRIKK; encoded by the coding sequence ATGAAGAATACAATATTTACAATGTTATTGGGAGTTTTTATGAATGTGCTTTTTAATAATGCTGTTTATGCGCAGGAAAATGTTTCGGATTCAGGTCCTACTGTATCTATAGATTATTCTGGGCTGTCATTTGAAAAAGTTGTAATAAATGGCAAAGTTGGTTTAAAGGATAAAAAAGGCAACTTAGTTATACCAGTAGAATATCAAGACGTTGACGTTTTTGATATGCAATTTCCAATAGCCGTTAAAAAAAATGATCTCTGGGGTGCAGTAGATTCTGCTGGCAAAATGGTTATTCCTGCAAAATATGAAGGGCTTTTTAGATTTCAAGATAAAAATCATGCTTCGGTTAAAAAAAATAATAAATATGGTTTGATTGACAAAACAGATCAGATTTTGCTTCCAATACAATATGATCAAGATCTCTGGTTTTATAAAGGACTATCAAGAATTTGTCTAAATGAAAAAATAGGACTTATTAACGAGCAACTCAAAATTATTTATCCTATTGAACTTAACAACTTGTATGCCTTTGACGAAACAGGATCAGCTGTAGCTTCAAAAAATGGAAAATGGGGATTGATTGATAATGAAGGAAATATAATCGCACCTTTTGTGTACGATGCTGTCTCTTCATTCTATAACAATCGAGCGAAATATAAGCTAAATAAGAAAATCGGAATGATTGACAGAAATGGTAAAGTAGTAATTCCAAATAATTATGAATCGCTTTCGGATTTATATTTGAATCAGATTGTTGCAGAAAAAGAAGGTAAAGAAGGGCTTTTAGATAGTGTTGGTAAAGTGATTATCCCTTTTAAGTATGATTCAATTCAGTTAGGTTTAAAGGATTATATACCAGCCAAGAGAAAAGGTAAATGGGGATATATTAATAAATCTAACAATGTAGTAATTGATTTTAAATATGAAGAAGCCCTCATGACCACGGCTGATTTTTTTGTTGTAAAACAGAAAGATAAATATGGAGCTATTGATAGAGATGGAAAAATTATACTGCCATTTATTTTTGATGAAGCAATTCTATCCGATGATTTTATTACCATTTACCCTTCGCTGGAATATAGATTCACAAAAGATGAGCAAAGCATTTATTTTAATGAAAAGCTGGAGTGTGTAAAAAATTGTAGAAAATTAAGTAAGTTAGGATTGGATAATTATAGGATTAAAAAATAA